The following coding sequences lie in one Arachis hypogaea cultivar Tifrunner chromosome 9, arahy.Tifrunner.gnm2.J5K5, whole genome shotgun sequence genomic window:
- the LOC112710683 gene encoding nuclear envelope-associated protein 2 yields the protein MSASQKPSSSCSVTSTVALARDIDPLLKDLNEKKQSFKRNVVSLAAELKDVRNRLASQEQSYAKETLTRKEAESKAKSMEFEIGRLQKKLEERNEQLQASASSAEKYLKDLDDLRTQLVVTRATADASAASAQSAQLQCLELLKELDEKNTSLREHEDRVTRLGEQLDNLQKDLQARESSQKQLKDEVMRIERDIMEALVKAGEDKDCELRKLLDEVSPKNVEKMNKLLVVKDEEIARLKDDIKIMSAHWKIKTKELESQLEKQRRVDQELKKRVLKLEFCLQEARSQTRKLQRMGERRDKAIKELRDQLAAKQQRAPEDAEKHHHQQNFWDTSGFKLVVSMSMLVLVVFSKR from the exons ATGTCAGCATCTCAGAAACCATCATCATCTTGTTCAGTGACGAGTACTGTAGCATTAGCAAGAGATATTGATCCACTATTGAAGGATTTGAACGAAAAGAAGCAGAGTTTCAAGCGCAACGTGGTGTCTTTGGCTGCAGAGTTGAAGGATGTTCGGAACCGACTTGCTTCACAGGAACAATCTTATGCCAAAGAAACCTTAACAAGAAAG GAAGCAGAGTCTAAAGCCAAGAGCATGGAGTTTGAAATTGGAAGATTGCAAAAGAAATTGGAAGAAAGGAACGAGCAGCTTCAGGCTTCAGCCTCTTCTGCTGAAAAG TATCTGAAGGATTTGGATGATCTTAGAACACAGCTTGTAGTGACAAGAGCAACTGCGGATGCGAGTGCCGCATCGGCTCAATCGGCACAGCTCCAATGTCTAGAACTTCTAAAGGAACTTGATGAGAAAAACACTTCGCTAAGAGAGCACGAGGATCGAGTAACTAGGCTTGGCGAGCAACTTGACAACCTACAGAAGGATCTTCAGGCAAGGGAATCTTCACAGAAGCAATTGAAGGATGAAGTCATGAGAATTGAGCGCGATATTATGGAGGCTCTTGTGAAAGCGGGAGAGGACAAGGACTGTGAACTGCGGAAATTATTGGATGAAGTTTCTCCTAAGAATGTCGAAAAGATGAATAAGCTTCTGGTTGTTAAGGATGAGGAAATAGCAAGACTTAAGGATGACATTAAGATTATGTCTGCTCATTGGAAAATCAAGACTAAGGAATTAGAGTCACAG TTGGAGAAACAGAGGCGCGTTGATCAGGAGCTGAAGAAGAGGGTCTTGAAGCTGGAGTTTTGTCTGCAGGAAGCTCGTTCTCAGACACGAAAACTTCAAAGG ATGGGAGAAAGGAGGGACAAAGCAATTAAAGAACTGAGAGATCAATTAGCAGCAAAACAACAGAGAGCACCCGAGGATGCAGAAAAGCATCATCACCAACAGAATTTCTGGGACACATCTGGATTCAAATTAGTAGTCTCTATGTCCATGCTGGTCTTGGTAGTATTTTCAAAGCGGTGA